The DNA region CTTCACGAAACTTGATCTTTATCACCTTTGTGTTATCGACATCAGACAACAATTCATTCAACTTGAATGTCAAGGCGGCGAGAGATGTGGTGCCTAATGAAAGTCAACATTCTATGGGAGGTGCAACTTCGTTGAAATACACTTCTGTCTTAATCAAAAATTGAGGAAGAGACATTTTGAGACGTTTTTCTCAAATAACAGGTGACCCTTATTTATAAAACTTTGAATTCATTCTGGACCGCACAAAACGGTCAGTGCAATCACAGTCGTCCAAAACTGTCGGCAAAATCCTAACCGtttaaaatatcataaaattaaACTACCGGAAATTTCATTTTGGTTGAAATTTCCGGTTAAACATGATATTTTTAAAAATTACCGGTAAAATTGCAAACtttgaaaaaaatttaaaattccCATATATCGAAAATTTTAAATACACTGTCAGAAATTTTGGTGGTACCGAAATTTTTGAATTGCCTATAAAAAAAATTTATACACAAGTTTGATTTAATTTTTTAGCATCTGATACTTtaaaattttttaaaattatgaaATTACATGGGATGTCGGATAGAACTAAGGTTCGCAAGTTAAATGCTCTAGATAACATGATGGAAATCTAGGAGAGTTGTTAGTGTGTAATTGTTCATGGGCTTTAATCCTCATCAATAAATAAGAACAATTTTTGTATTAATGTTTCCAAGATTTACATAACATGTTTGTTTTGCTATTCATGGTGAGataaaatgtttattttgatttattttttaaaatttattgGATGTATTTCTTTGATGAATCATTAAATGTATAGGAATACTCAAAGTCAGATTGTAATATCACAATTAATAATATTGAAATGTATATGACAAATATTGATAGAAACTTGTTATTTTTCTATTTATTCAATAAAACTGTAAcattttttctttgtattttcaCTCACATTATTTTTCCTCTTTATCTTCTCATTCTTTTGAAGTGAAACATGATTTGGGAACAAAAATTACAATAGTGAAGTCTAATAACCCACTATATCTGCAGTCAATTTTTCCAAAACGTTGAACCCATTAGGAGAAGCAATTACCACTGTGCATCTGTGAAACACAAGAacaaaactaaatgagataaaCCCTTATATTGTCATTATCGTATAAAATTTGAGAGAGAAAACTAACGGGATTTTCGAAATGACACCATGGTCGATAACACCATCAACTTTATCAAGGATTTTTGCTACTTCAGCTGCAAGTAATAGAAAGCCAATTGGATTGACCAACAGAAATACTATACTGAGGCTTGGAACTAAAATATGCATCATCAAAATTGCAACTAAAATATGCATCATCAAAATTGCAGGTAGAATGTCTCGTTAAGTCAACTCATATGGGAGTTGTGCATGAACATGCGATTGCAGATTCTTGAGTTTGAATCCGTAAGTTCTCACTTATTCACCTTTAATAAGTGAAATTCCAACGACTCGTCtattaaacaaaaaaaaacacTTAGCAGGCAGAACTTACTGAGGCTTGGTATTGGAGATGTGAAGATAACATCAAGAACATTATGTCCTTCTCTTGTCACTAGTGGAAAGTCGCCTCCTAGTGGACCTGCTTGCCCTATAGATGCTCTTCTCCACACCTattttacaaaaaaaaacaataaatatAATAGCAATATGCATGTTTTTTGGGGAAAATAATCAAGAGAATGGAGAAAAACATGAGAAACATGAGATAAAATCTCTTGGATCAAGACTAAATCATAAACCTTTATCTAGAGTAGCTTAAACATGGTTAACACTACAAGAAATTTGGGTTCTAGCGAGGTGTTTATACCAAGGGAAAAACACCTCACAAAAAAAGTAACTTTACCAAGAGAAATACTCCTCACAATGCAGttgtaaataaataaaaaatcaattttactaaAGTTACCCCTACAATGTATGATACGCAGCTCACATGCAGTTCTGCACAATGCATTGCAAGGGGTTTTCCACTTAGTAAAGTTATGCATTGCAAAGAGTTTTTCCCCTGGCAAAAACATGTTAAATCTCTGCAACCTATCTAACACGTAGCTGGCACGTTCTCTGCACCCTATAGAACGTTGCGAGGGGTTTTATATTTGGCAAAGTTGCAACAAGTGTTTTTGCGAGGTGTTTATACCCCTCGGAAAAGTAACCATAGCGAGGGGATTTCTTGCTGTGTGAGGGGTTTTTCACCTCGCAAAGCTGGTTTCTTTTTGTAGTGATTTATGGTAGTATATATGGAGGTCTAACATTTTCTTATTAATACATGAAGAAAAACTAAGAGGGAATGTCTAACAAACCTCGGCATCACCAAGAAACATATCATCAATCTCTTCAGCAGTTGCCAACCAGTTAAGCTACAAGGAAAATTTTGGTATTAAAGACAAATATACACAAGAGATAATCAAAAAGCTAGTAATTAGCACAGCTTCTTACGGACTGAATTAAAACTGGAATAGAACCTTCCAGACCACCTTTGTACTGGCTTTCTTCGATAATGAACGCTAGTTTATCGGCAGCATTCAGTATGGACTGAAAACAAAAGCAGAAAAGGCAGGGAAATCAATCATCATTAAAACAAGAAAGTTGATCTTCACAAGTAAACTCAGAAGAAAAACGATATAGTAACCAACCTTCTCCTGTATTATGGATTCCTCACTTTGCAGTTTCCGCCGTCCAATGATAGTAACAAATGTTCCTTCTTCTACACCATCCGCGTCATCAAATGCAAAATCGATCTACAACAGaacaattccaaatgaattaaaAAGCACAACTAACTTTATAGACCTCAACATATCCGAACATTAAtttactttttttattttatacTCTTAATTTAACTGTATCAAAACACTTTTCTTAGTGATATCTTCTCTTTAGGACAATTTTCACCAGAGATTGCATACAAGGTTTTCTGGCAAGCATCCAATGCCTTGTAAAACAAGAAACACTCAACATTAAAGGAAAATCTAGAATATGATTATTTTTGTGCACACTTGAGAACTTCCTTGATAGGTAATCAGTGGAATCCCAGCCTTTGCTGCTTCACTCGCACTTGCAACAGACCTGCATAAACCAACGCATCAATGACAAATGGTTTGGTGCGGTGCACGAGTGAAAAGTTTTAACGCTAACAATGTATTCCAATTGAACTCAAGCAACGGAAGAAGAACTCACGTGGGAATCCCTACTATATCCTTCAAATTACCACGGTGAAGCTGGCGTCCCAAATGCTGAATGGCCATACCAGAAGCATGACCAGACCCCAAACCTACAACCATGCCACTTTTCACGTATGtatccacctacaaaacaataGTACATTTCTACAAAACTCATTCATCTCCCAATAAATTGGATAATTGTAAAGCATCAAAAAGGGGATTCAAGACGTAAGAGATTGATTAAACTATTTGCATAGGTTACAAATGACATATCCAATAAAAAGAAACAGAATTTGAAAGCTGGAAAGAAAGGGAATTATGATGAATTGAAAGATGATACATACAGTGTATTGAGCTGCTGTTAGGAGAGAAGAAGTGTCGTCGAGACAGGAGCGAGTGGGCATTATTCTCACAAAATTGGGTCTCATTCTTCTTCTGCCTAATTGAGGTGTGGGTGAATGTAGAAGAAGACATGTGGAAagtgttgaagatgaagaagcTATGGAAGCCATTGTTGTTGTTTAATTCTCACTCTTTAATTTCATCAAATTTAGTGGATAAGGTTTTTTTTTACACACGTCGATAGTTCAATATTCGAGGAAAGTTTAACTGAATGACTAATAAATAGAGTTGTTGTTTTTAATACAGAATTAAACAATTACTAATCATTATTAGTTCCAATGAATTTAAATAATTTATTCTTATACCTATTTTAAATTAGACTTATTATCCTATGTTAGCGAGTTTTTCATTTCCgttattctatttttttttaaataagttttggattttaattttttttttaatattcgTGTTTAAGGTAAAATTTTGCACGTAAAAAGAATTTTAAGTTTTTTTATTGTTAAATATGAATACTAAAAAGTTTTAAACATgaattaatttaaaaaataaaaatacagAGACGAAAACCAAAATTTATTAATTTACAAAGAcaatttatttgtttttaaattaatttattgTGAACAATTAGATAATCTTTAAATTAGTTGGGTAGGTAgtatca from Lathyrus oleraceus cultivar Zhongwan6 chromosome 1, CAAS_Psat_ZW6_1.0, whole genome shotgun sequence includes:
- the LOC127074621 gene encoding probable ribose-5-phosphate isomerase 4, chloroplastic is translated as MASIASSSSTLSTCLLLHSPTPQLGRRRMRPNFVRIMPTRSCLDDTSSLLTAAQYTVDTYVKSGMVVGLGSGHASGMAIQHLGRQLHRGNLKDIVGIPTSVASASEAAKAGIPLITYQGSSQIDFAFDDADGVEEGTFVTIIGRRKLQSEESIIQEKSILNAADKLAFIIEESQYKGGLEGSIPVLIQSLNWLATAEEIDDMFLGDAEVWRRASIGQAGPLGGDFPLVTREGHNVLDVIFTSPIPSLTEVAKILDKVDGVIDHGVISKIPCTVVIASPNGFNVLEKLTADIVGY